One stretch of Manis pentadactyla isolate mManPen7 chromosome 10, mManPen7.hap1, whole genome shotgun sequence DNA includes these proteins:
- the VDR gene encoding vitamin D3 receptor isoform X2, whose translation MKRKALFTCPFSGDCRITKDNRRHCQACRLKRCVDIGMMKEFILTDEEVQRKREMILKRKEEEALKDSLRPKLSEEQQHIIAVLLDAHHKTYDPTYADFSQFRPPVRGDEAAGGHSSRPSSRHMPSFSGDSSSSCSDHYNASLDMIEPCSFSNLDLSEEESDDPSVTLGLSQLSMLPHLADLVSYSIQKVIGFAKMIPGFRDLTSEDQIVLLKSSAIEVIMLRSNQSFTMDDMSWTCGNQDYKYCINDVAKAGHTLELIEPLIKFQVGLKKLDLHEEEHVLLMAICIVSPDRPGVQDANLVEAIQDRLSNTLQTYIRCRHPPPGSHLLYAKMIQKLADLRSLNEEHSKQYRCLSFQPECSLKLTPLVLEVFGNEIS comes from the exons ATGAAGCGGAAGGCGCtgtttacctgtcccttcagtgGGGACTGCCGCATCACGAAGGACAACCGCCGCCACTGCCAGGCCTGCCGGCTCAAGCGCTGTGTGGACATCGGCATGATGAAGGAGT TCATCCTGACAGATGAGGAGGTCCAGCGCAAGCGGGAGATGATCCTGAAGCGGAAGGAGGAGGAGGCCCTGAAGGACAGTCTGCGGCCCAAGCTGTCCGAGGAGCAGCAGCACATCATTGCTGTCCTGTTGGACGCCCACCACAAGACCTACGACCCCACCTATGCCGACTTCAGTCAGTTCCGG CCTCCAGTTCGTGGGGATGAGGCTGCAGGGGGCCATTCCTCAAGGCCCTCCTCCAGACACATGCCCAGCTTCTCTGGGGACTCGTCCTCCTCCTGCTCAGATCACTACAACGCCTCTCTAG ACATGATAGAGCCATGCAGTTTCTCCAACCTGGATCTGAGTGAAGAAGAGTCGGATGACCCTTCTGTGACCCTGGGCCTGTCCCAGCTCTCCATGCTGCCCCACCTGGCTGACCTGGTCAGTTACAGCATCCAAAAGGTCATTGGCTTTGCCAAAATGATTCCAGGCTTCAG AGACCTCACCTCTGAGGACCAGATTGTGCTCCTGAAGTCAAGTGCCATTGAAGTCATCATGTTGCGCTCCAACCAGTCCTTCACCATGGATGACATGTCCTGGACCTGTGGTAACCAGGACTATAAATACTGCATCAATGACGTGGCCAAAG CTGGACACACCCTGGAGCTGATTGAGCCTCTCATCAAGTTCCAGGTGGGGCTGAAGAAGCTGGACTTGCATGAGGAGGAGCACGTCCTTCTCATGGCCATCTGCATTGTCTCCCCAG ACCGCCCTGGGGTACAGGACGCCAACCTGGTGGAAGCCATCCAGGACCGCCTGTCCAACACGCTGCAGACCTACATCCGCTGCCGTCACCCGCCCCCGGGCAGCCACCTGCTCTACGCCAAGATGATCCAGAAGCTGGCTGACCTGCGGAGCCTCAATGAGGAGCACTCCAAGCAGTACCGCTGCCTGTCCTTCCAGCCTGAGTGCAGCCTGAAGCTCACCCCCTTGGTGCTCGAGGTGTTTGGCAATGAGATTTCCTGA
- the VDR gene encoding vitamin D3 receptor isoform X3 gives MSSWSVLGIHSVLKTVYLVILTDEEVQRKREMILKRKEEEALKDSLRPKLSEEQQHIIAVLLDAHHKTYDPTYADFSQFRPPVRGDEAAGGHSSRPSSRHMPSFSGDSSSSCSDHYNASLDMIEPCSFSNLDLSEEESDDPSVTLGLSQLSMLPHLADLVSYSIQKVIGFAKMIPGFRDLTSEDQIVLLKSSAIEVIMLRSNQSFTMDDMSWTCGNQDYKYCINDVAKAGHTLELIEPLIKFQVGLKKLDLHEEEHVLLMAICIVSPDRPGVQDANLVEAIQDRLSNTLQTYIRCRHPPPGSHLLYAKMIQKLADLRSLNEEHSKQYRCLSFQPECSLKLTPLVLEVFGNEIS, from the exons ATGAGCAGCTGGTCTGTGCTGGGCATACATTCAGTTCTCAAGACAGTCTATCTAG TCATCCTGACAGATGAGGAGGTCCAGCGCAAGCGGGAGATGATCCTGAAGCGGAAGGAGGAGGAGGCCCTGAAGGACAGTCTGCGGCCCAAGCTGTCCGAGGAGCAGCAGCACATCATTGCTGTCCTGTTGGACGCCCACCACAAGACCTACGACCCCACCTATGCCGACTTCAGTCAGTTCCGG CCTCCAGTTCGTGGGGATGAGGCTGCAGGGGGCCATTCCTCAAGGCCCTCCTCCAGACACATGCCCAGCTTCTCTGGGGACTCGTCCTCCTCCTGCTCAGATCACTACAACGCCTCTCTAG ACATGATAGAGCCATGCAGTTTCTCCAACCTGGATCTGAGTGAAGAAGAGTCGGATGACCCTTCTGTGACCCTGGGCCTGTCCCAGCTCTCCATGCTGCCCCACCTGGCTGACCTGGTCAGTTACAGCATCCAAAAGGTCATTGGCTTTGCCAAAATGATTCCAGGCTTCAG AGACCTCACCTCTGAGGACCAGATTGTGCTCCTGAAGTCAAGTGCCATTGAAGTCATCATGTTGCGCTCCAACCAGTCCTTCACCATGGATGACATGTCCTGGACCTGTGGTAACCAGGACTATAAATACTGCATCAATGACGTGGCCAAAG CTGGACACACCCTGGAGCTGATTGAGCCTCTCATCAAGTTCCAGGTGGGGCTGAAGAAGCTGGACTTGCATGAGGAGGAGCACGTCCTTCTCATGGCCATCTGCATTGTCTCCCCAG ACCGCCCTGGGGTACAGGACGCCAACCTGGTGGAAGCCATCCAGGACCGCCTGTCCAACACGCTGCAGACCTACATCCGCTGCCGTCACCCGCCCCCGGGCAGCCACCTGCTCTACGCCAAGATGATCCAGAAGCTGGCTGACCTGCGGAGCCTCAATGAGGAGCACTCCAAGCAGTACCGCTGCCTGTCCTTCCAGCCTGAGTGCAGCCTGAAGCTCACCCCCTTGGTGCTCGAGGTGTTTGGCAATGAGATTTCCTGA